The sequence GCTCAGTCAGCAGCTGCTTGAAATTGCAGAGGAAACCCTGCAAACATCCGAGCAGCAGCTTGAACAGGTGAGGGCACAGGTGGAAGTAGGAGCACGCCCCACGGTTGACCTGCTGAACCAGGAAAGCATCGTTGCCGGCAATGAGCTTCAGGTGGTAAATCGCCGCAACGACCTTAATTTCAGTCGTCTGCAGCTCGTACGTACCCTTCAAATTGATCCGCTTGGTGACTATGAATTTATTACTCCGGAAATTGACCAGTCTTCAGCCGTGGTCAGAGATTATGATTTGCAGCAGATGGTTGAGACTGCCCTGGAGAGTCGTTCCGACCTGAAAAGCGAATTGCAGGGAATAGAAGCAGCTCTTTACAACCTGAAATCGACCAGAGCGAATTACTATCCAACACTTACGCTGAGCGGCAGCTTCAGAACCAGCTACAACGACCGTAACCCTTCATCCTACAGGGACCAGTTAACCGACCAGAATATCAACCGGAACATCGGTTTAAGCCTCAATATTCCAATTTTTAATCGACTGAACACCAGAACGGCCGTACAGGCACAGGAGATTCAGTATAAGAATGCACAACTCTCGCTGGAAAATACCAGGCTGAACGTGATACAGGAAGTGAACCAGGCTTACAACGATTACGTAGCCATTGTTCAGGAGCTTGAATCATCCGAGAAAGCCTTTGTAGCTGCAGAGCGTGCCTTTGAAACCGAGCAGCAGCGATACGAGGTGGGAGCCTCAACGCTGATTGAGTTGAGCCAGGCCAATAATGCATTCGTGGAAGCGCAGTCCAACAGAATTCAGACACTTTATAACTTCTTCTTTCAGGAAAAGCTTCTGGATTACTACATCGGACGGCTAGATACAAATATCCAATTTTAACTGAAACGGATTTCGAAACATCCGATAAAAAATTAATCAAGAAATAGACGAAACGATGGCTAAAGGAAAAGGGGCAACCAAGAGACTGCTGAAAATACTTGGCATTATGATACTGGTTCTTGCTGTAGTGGGTATTGCGGGCAAATCCCTGGGGTGGTTTGATGGCGGACCGGGGGAAGTACCCGTAGAAACGGAAACAGCTGAGCTGAGAACCATCACGCAGATAGTATCCGCTTCAGGAAGAATTCAGCCGGAAATTGAAGTGATTATTCGCCCGGATGTATCGGGCGAAATCATTGAACTGAGCGTAAAAGAAGGTGATTTTGTAAGGGAGGGGGATCTTCTGGTACGAATTAAACCTGATATTTACCAGGCCAGAATTGACGAACTCAATGCCTCCCTTCTTACCCAGAGGGCAAGGATGGAACAGGCACGGTCTGCCATGCTGCAGTCAGAAGTTGAGTTTATGAAGAATAAGGAGCTGTACGATCAGGGATTGATTTCCGAGCTCGATTATCTGCGTTCTCAGAACGACTACGAGGCACAGAAATCCAATTTCAAGGCTGCTGAGTTTCAGATACAGAGTGCTGAGGCACAACTCAGGCGGGCTGAGGAGGAGCTTCAGCAAACAGTGATACGGTCGCCGCAGGACGGCACGATTACACGACTTGCCGTAGAACAGGGCGAACGCGTGCTGGGTCAGGCCCAGACTGCGGGAACCGAGATGATGCGGATCTCCAGAATGGAGCAAATGGAAGTGGAAGTGGACGTGAATGAGAATGACATTGTGAACGTCACGCTCAATGATTCCACACAAATAGAGGTAGATGCCTACCCAAACCGAATGTTTGAAGGTCTTGTTACGGAAATTGCAAACTCGGCTGAAGTAACCGGAGCGGGTTCAGCAAATCAGGTAACCAACTATAAAGTGAAAATCCGGATAACCACACCGCATAATCTGGACCAGGCTCCCGAAGATATGATGGTGATGAATGTGTCTGAAACACCCGGCCTGAATTTTGTACCCAATTTTAAACCCGGCATGTCTGCAACCGTTGACATCCAGACCAATACCGTTTACGACGTGGTATCGATCCCGATACAGGCTGTAACCGTACGGGATTTTGCTGCAGATAGTGTTGAAACCGATGCCGCAGATGGCAGTGAGGCTGATACCGATGAACAGGAAGGTATAGGATCAAGGGAAGACTTCAGACGGGTGGTCTTTGTTAATGAAGAGGGCACGGCCCGCAGAAAAGAAGTTGAAACCGGAATCAGTGATAATTCGTACATACAGGTCATGAGTGGTCTTTCAGCCGGCGATGAAGTTGTAACCGGCAGCTACAGAGTGCTCTCCAGAGACTTGAATGATGGCGACAAAATCGTCGCAACGAACAACAACAGGAATTAACATATCCCTCGAGGAGTACAAGTAAATGTCCAAAAAGATAATAGAGATCCAAGACCTTAAACGACACTACCAGATGGGGCAGGCAACTGTTAAAGCTTTGAACGGCGTTACATTCAACGTTGAGGAGAATGAGTACATAGCCATCATGGGCCCGTCCGGTTCAGGGAAATCCACCCTCATGAATATGATCGGGTGCCTGGATACGCCCACGTCCGGTGAGTACATCCTCAACGGCAATCGTGTAAGCGAACTCGATGACTCTGAACTGGCACGTGTACGTAACAGGGAAATAGGTTTTGTATTTCAGACATTTAATCTCCTTCCAAGAACCGATTGTCTAAATAACGTGGAGCTTCCGCTGATCTACTCCGGAATGAAAGGCTCCGAAAGAAAAAAAAGAGCTACTACAACACTTGAGAAAGTAGGACTTGGCGATCGGCTAGATCACAAGCCGAATGAACTCTCGGGTGGTCAGCGCCAGCGTGTTGCCATCGCGCGCGCATTGGTGAACGACCCATCCATACTGCTGGCCGATGAGCCTACCGGTAACCTGGATACAAAAACCGGCGATGAGATCATGGTTCTTTTTGAAGAGCTGCACAGAGCAGGCAATACCATCATTCTGGTTACTCACGAAAATGATATTGCCAACTACGCACGGAGAATTATCAGGCTCAGGGACGGTGTCATTGAGTCGGATGAAAAAGTTGAAAGTCCGGTGCTTGCCAGCGCATCCGTTTCTCTTCAGGAAGCGTAATACCTTGAGTCCGGGACACGGAATTGAACCCAAGTTTCCCTTTTGATGGGGAGGGAGCTGTTCTGCAGTGATCTACCTAAGGCTGAGCGTTGATTCAAGTCAGATTTTATAATTTTGGCTTCAATTGCACTATTGATCATTCCACTCCGCCTGCAGGCGATACTCCCCCAAGGGGAGTCTCCATTGCACGCCGAAAGCCGACGATGGGACACTCTTCAACGAATACCTGTGCCGGGCACACGTTAAGGCATGATTCGCGTACAATATATTTCTGTCTCACGTGAGAAACCAACCCGGCAAAAAGGTTGTTAATCCGGTATGAATAACAGACAGAATGAATATGATGCAGTCATTGTAGGCGCCGGTATGGGCGGCATGACAGCTGCTTCCCTGCTTTCGAGAGACGGTTACAGAGTGCTTGTGCTTGAAGCATCGCATGTGCCGGGTGGCTGCAGTTCATCATATTATCGAAAAGGATTTGTGTTTGAATCAGGAGCAACAACCCTGATAGGATTTGACGATCATCAGCCATTAAAAAAGCTGGAAGATGAACTGGGTATTACGATTAAAAAGGAAGCGATCGATCCCTCGATGCAGGTTCATCTGAATGGGCGGGTAATAACCCGGTGGCGCGACAGGGAAATGTGGGTAAAAGAAGCGATCAACCATTTTGGTGAGGCAGCAGAACAGAGAAGTTTCTGGAAGAAAGCCTTTTATGTTTCTGATGTGGTATGGAAAGTGTCCGGGAAAAATCATTTTTTCCCTCCGCTTAAGAAAAGGGACTGGTTCAGTCTTTTTAAAAATGACCCCAGGGATGCGCTGGTTCTGCCCTATGCAGCATCTTCAGTTCGCGAAACAGCCGTTCAGTCGGGGATCTCAAACCACCAATTTTACAGATTTCTGGATGAACAGCTGCTGATTTCCGCCCAGTCGAGAAGTGATGATACTCCTTTTTTATTCGGTGCTCCGGCTCTTACGTATACCAACTATACAAACTACTATGTGCCCGGCGGACTACTCAACATGGTGCAGCAGCTGCAGGAGTACATAGAGCAGCGGGGTGGGGCGCTGAATGTGAAGGAAAAAGTGACGGGAATATCCCGGAACAGGGAAGATACTTACACGATACATACGTCCAAAAACAAGCAGTATCGTACCGGATTGGTAATCTCAAATATTCCGGTCTGGAATATGGAAGAAGTAACATCAGGAAGCATTCGTGACTATTTTAAACAGGAAGCGGGGAAGTATACCCGCGCATGGGGTGCTTTCACCATGGGAGTGGTAGCCGAAGACGTATTTGAGGAAAATATGTCGCTGCATCATCAGCTGCATTTGTCGCAGGAGGATGCAATCGAAGGCATCGATTCCGGATCACTGTTTGTATCAATATCCCGAAAAGGAGATACGGACCGTTCTGAGGAAGGAAAGAGGGTTCTTAACATCTCCGCACATGCCGGAACGGATTTCTGGTTCGGCCTGAACGGGAATTACGACAGGCTGAAGCAGAAAACAGAGGAGAGCATACTCGGTTTGATGAGGGAAAAACTTCCCGGTTTTACTAATGCAAAAATTCATATGGCATTTTCAGCCACGCCGGTAAGCTGGAGCAATTGGGTATACCGGAAAAAAGGCAGGGTGGGCGGAATTCCACAAAGCATGTCGCGCTCGCTGCTTGACTGGACACCCAATGAGACGCCATTCGGGGGGCTCTATCTTTGCGGAGACACGGTTTACCCCGGGCAGGGAATTCCAGGCGTAACTTTAAGCGGTTTTAACGTATATTACAGGGTTAAAAGGAAACACAACAACAGAGCAAGAAATCATTGAATTATAACGATTCCAACTATTCCCCAAATACACAATTCTCCATTTTTCCCCCGGCTGTAAAGCATCTGATCATCATTAATGCGCTTGCTTTTCTGGCACTGATGAATCCGCTGTTTCAGGGATACCTGATGGAGTACGGTGCACTATGGCCAATTGGATCCGGGCTGTTTGCACCGTGGCAGCTGGTTACCTATATGTTTTTACACGGAGGGTTCGGGCATATTTTTTTCAATCTGTTTGCGCTCTGGATTTTTGGGCAGGGAATTGAAAATTATTGGGGCACCAAGAGGTTTGCTACCTACTATTTTCTGACAGGGATTGGAGCAGCCCTGCTTCATATGTGGATTGCGGGCAGCGGTGCTCCCACCATCGGGGCATCCGGTGCGGTTTACGGGATACTGCTTGCCTTCGGTATGATGTTTCCTGACAGGTATATTATGCTTCTGATACCGCCGATTCCAATCAAAGCAAAATATTTTGTTGCCATTTTCGGAGCCATTGAGCTCTTTTCAGGCCTTATGAGACCGGATAGCGGGGTTGCTCATTTCGCCCACCTTGGAGGAATGGTGGTCGGGTTTGCATTGATCAAAATCTGGGGGCTGAAAGGCGAGAGTCAGAGCCAGAATTATTACTAAGTTCAGTAATCAGAGTAGAAGAAAAAGAGAATATGTATCAAAATGATTCATTTGGAGGTGCGATTAAACGCGGCTTTTTAGGAATGCCGGTGATCATACGCACCATTATTGCGGTGAATGTAGTTGTGTTTGCATTCCAGGCGCTTCTGGGCGGTATTCAGATTGGTGGTACCTCGTTAAATAATCTGATAGTGACCTACCTGGGTTTTAACCCCAATCTGTTTACAGCCATCACACAGCCGTGGCGCTTTTTTACGTACATGTTTCTTCACGGCAGTGGCTTTCACCTGTTGTTTAACATGCTCTGGCTCTGGTGGATGGGTCGCGCGGTAGAGGAGGGACTGGGACCGAGAACTTTTTCTGTGCTCTACTTTGGAGCCGGCATCGGCGGGGCGTTTTTTCATATTGCGCTCTCATTTCTGTACGGCACAAGTATTGTAATCGGTGCTTCTGGTGCCGTATTCGGAATTATGGTTGCCTTTGCATACATGTACCCCAGAGTGCCCATAATGCTCCTGTTCCTTCCGCCAATTGAGGCGCGGTTTGTCGTGGCCGCACTGATTGCGCTTGACGTACTTTTTCTCGGTGCGGGAGATAACGTTGCCAGGCTGGTACACCTCGGAGGTGCAGGCATCGGTTACCTGCTCGTAAGATCGCATTATCGTGGCACGGACCTGTCTAAATTTGTACGGCCCATTGAACGCATCTGGAATCCACAGATGTCATCAGGAAAGGGAAAAAAGAGAAAAGCCCGAAACAGTAAGATGTACTCAGTGAGCGATGTTGAAATTGTTGAGGAGTCGAATGAATCGGAGCTGGACGCCATTCTTGAAAAGATATCCAGGGAAGGGTACGATGGCCTTACAGCGGAGGAGAAGAAGAAGTTATTTGAGCTGAGCAAGAAGAATTGAGGAGACTGAGGGCAGGATGCTGGATAGGAGTTAGTGGTTCGTACTTCTCAAAATTTCAAGCACCACATTCCAAGTTCCAAAGTTTTAAAACCAATTTCCAAACATCGGATCCAGAGAGTCTGAATGGCGAATGATAAAAAAGAATATGATTTGGAAGAAAGAACCTACCTTTTTGCAAGGGAATGCAGGTTCCTGGTAAGCCGTTTACCAAAAACTATTGAGAATGTTGAGGACAGCAGGCAACTTGTGAAGGCATCGGGTTCGGTGAGTGCAAATTACATTGAGGCAAATGAGGCCCTTAGCAAGAAGGATTTTGTATATCGCATAAAAATCTGCAGAAAGGAATCAAAAGAATCAAAACTTTGGTTAAGACTATTAAAAGACATGAATAAGAATGAAATGCAACGATTCAAACCGTTGTTGCAAGAAGCTGACGAACTAAGGAAAATTTTTTCTACGATTCTGAAGAACTCCAATCATATAGGTTAGAAGAGTTTGGAATTTGGTGCTTGTAATTTGGAATTTCCGATAAACTATTTCAACATAAATAAAATATGTCTCCAATAAACCGTAAAAACTCTAAAACCGTCTATGTCGGAGATGTTCCCATAGGAGGAGATCATCCTATTGTGGTGCAGTCGATGACCAATACGGATACAGCCGATATTGATGAAACGGTTGACCAGATTGATCACCTTCACCAGTGCGGGTCGGAGCTTGTCCGAATCACCGTAAACAATGATGCGGCGGCCAAAGCAGTGCCCTACATCAAGGAAAAACTGATAAACCGGGGCGTTACCGTACCGATTATCGGGGATTTCCACTACAACGGACACGTATTGCTGCCCAAATACCCGGAAATGGCAAGTTCTCTCTCCAAATTCAGGATCAATCCGGGCAATACGGGCACAAAAACCCGTGATAAAAATTTCTGCACCATTGTGGAACAGGCGATCAAACACGACAAGCCGGTCCGAATTGGTGTAAACTGGGGATCCCTTGATCAGCAGCTTCTTGCACAATACATGGATGAAAACAATGCAAGAAAAGAACCCAAATCATCCAAAGAAGTTATGCTCGATACCATGGTGGAGAGTGCCCGGCGCTCGAGTGCACTTGCGGAAGATGTGGGCTTGCCGTCTGACAAGATTATTGTGAGCTGCAAAATGTCGGGTGTTCAGGACCTTATCGCGGTCTATCGCAGAATATCCGCAATTCTGGATTACCCGCTGCATCTTGGTCTGACCGAGGCCGGCATGGGCATGAAGGGAACTGTAGCCAGTGCCGCTGCTCTTTCCATTCTGCTGCAGGAGGGCATCGGCGATACCATTCGTGTTTCGCTTACCCCGATGCCGGGAGCCGACCGGGCGGAAGAAGTGCGTATTTGCCAGCAGATTCTGCAGTCGCTGGGTATTCGCAGTTTTATTCCACAGGTAACCGCGTGTCCGGGGTGCGGACGCACCAAGAGCACCTACTTTCAGGAGCTGGCCGATGAGATTCAAAACTACATCGTGGAGATGATGCCCATCTGGAGGGATATCTATCCCGGCGTGGAAGAGATGGATGTGGCCGTAATGGGTTGCGTGGTGAATGGCCCCGGAGAGTCGAGGCATGCCAATATCGGGATTTCATTGCCCGGTACCTTCGAGGAGCCTAAAGCCCCTGTGTATGTGGACGGTGAACACTACACGACGCTCAAAGGAGAGGGGATCGGAGCAGAATTCCGGAAAATACTGGAGGACTACATCGTCCGGAATTACGGCAGCTGAACAGGCATCGCTGCTACGCCGGCGGTACTCAGAGGTTTCCCTTTCGGTTAGCGGGGAGATTCTGAGCTTAATTTCCTACGTCGAAAACGGTGTACGGATTTGTATGTCAGACCCGGTTCGAGTAGTACTTCTGGAATACATTTGATAGTTCCGTTGAACTCTCTCTGATGCTCAGGGACACCGGGATCAGGCTGGTATATCCCGAGTGGCTCCGTTCCGCACTATGCTCAAGCCGGTTAAAGATAAGCTCAAGCGATTTTTTCCCAAGCAGCGTATAGGGTGTATGAACCGATGTGATGGTTGGTGTATAAAGCTTACAGGTAGGCAGGTCGTCAAACCCCGCCACAGCCACATCCTGAGGAATATGAACCCCATCGCGAATTGCGCTGTGCATGAAACCGAGCGTCATGCTGTCGTTGCTGCAAAAAACGGCATCGGGTTTCTGGTCCAGCTTCTTGAAATCCTGATAGGCTTCTTTTCCCTTCTCAAAAGAGTAGTCGCCGTTAAACTGCCATATCAGATCCAATTTTTCGGCGGCATGGATATAGTCTGCGAAACCATTTTTCCGCAGCATGGCTTCGGATTGCTGAATGGGCCCCTGAATAATTCCCAGGTTCTTATATCCGCGATCCTCAAAGTGTTTGGCTACGATGTACCCGCCGCGATAATTATCGAATGTGACAGT comes from Rhodohalobacter mucosus and encodes:
- a CDS encoding TolC family protein, whose protein sequence is MRIILLTASLLFFPTLLFSQVQTITIEDAIDIALENNYQLKQAENNLTLSRVQERSAIADFFPNLSASASRGRNIGRQFDNTTGEFGDFTINSFGAGLSSGLTIFNGFSNINSLRAAQHETLSREEQLQRVRENIIFNTASRYLQYLLSQQLLEIAEETLQTSEQQLEQVRAQVEVGARPTVDLLNQESIVAGNELQVVNRRNDLNFSRLQLVRTLQIDPLGDYEFITPEIDQSSAVVRDYDLQQMVETALESRSDLKSELQGIEAALYNLKSTRANYYPTLTLSGSFRTSYNDRNPSSYRDQLTDQNINRNIGLSLNIPIFNRLNTRTAVQAQEIQYKNAQLSLENTRLNVIQEVNQAYNDYVAIVQELESSEKAFVAAERAFETEQQRYEVGASTLIELSQANNAFVEAQSNRIQTLYNFFFQEKLLDYYIGRLDTNIQF
- a CDS encoding efflux RND transporter periplasmic adaptor subunit is translated as MAKGKGATKRLLKILGIMILVLAVVGIAGKSLGWFDGGPGEVPVETETAELRTITQIVSASGRIQPEIEVIIRPDVSGEIIELSVKEGDFVREGDLLVRIKPDIYQARIDELNASLLTQRARMEQARSAMLQSEVEFMKNKELYDQGLISELDYLRSQNDYEAQKSNFKAAEFQIQSAEAQLRRAEEELQQTVIRSPQDGTITRLAVEQGERVLGQAQTAGTEMMRISRMEQMEVEVDVNENDIVNVTLNDSTQIEVDAYPNRMFEGLVTEIANSAEVTGAGSANQVTNYKVKIRITTPHNLDQAPEDMMVMNVSETPGLNFVPNFKPGMSATVDIQTNTVYDVVSIPIQAVTVRDFAADSVETDAADGSEADTDEQEGIGSREDFRRVVFVNEEGTARRKEVETGISDNSYIQVMSGLSAGDEVVTGSYRVLSRDLNDGDKIVATNNNRN
- a CDS encoding ABC transporter ATP-binding protein, which gives rise to MSKKIIEIQDLKRHYQMGQATVKALNGVTFNVEENEYIAIMGPSGSGKSTLMNMIGCLDTPTSGEYILNGNRVSELDDSELARVRNREIGFVFQTFNLLPRTDCLNNVELPLIYSGMKGSERKKRATTTLEKVGLGDRLDHKPNELSGGQRQRVAIARALVNDPSILLADEPTGNLDTKTGDEIMVLFEELHRAGNTIILVTHENDIANYARRIIRLRDGVIESDEKVESPVLASASVSLQEA
- a CDS encoding phytoene desaturase family protein; this translates as MNNRQNEYDAVIVGAGMGGMTAASLLSRDGYRVLVLEASHVPGGCSSSYYRKGFVFESGATTLIGFDDHQPLKKLEDELGITIKKEAIDPSMQVHLNGRVITRWRDREMWVKEAINHFGEAAEQRSFWKKAFYVSDVVWKVSGKNHFFPPLKKRDWFSLFKNDPRDALVLPYAASSVRETAVQSGISNHQFYRFLDEQLLISAQSRSDDTPFLFGAPALTYTNYTNYYVPGGLLNMVQQLQEYIEQRGGALNVKEKVTGISRNREDTYTIHTSKNKQYRTGLVISNIPVWNMEEVTSGSIRDYFKQEAGKYTRAWGAFTMGVVAEDVFEENMSLHHQLHLSQEDAIEGIDSGSLFVSISRKGDTDRSEEGKRVLNISAHAGTDFWFGLNGNYDRLKQKTEESILGLMREKLPGFTNAKIHMAFSATPVSWSNWVYRKKGRVGGIPQSMSRSLLDWTPNETPFGGLYLCGDTVYPGQGIPGVTLSGFNVYYRVKRKHNNRARNH
- a CDS encoding rhomboid family intramembrane serine protease codes for the protein MNYNDSNYSPNTQFSIFPPAVKHLIIINALAFLALMNPLFQGYLMEYGALWPIGSGLFAPWQLVTYMFLHGGFGHIFFNLFALWIFGQGIENYWGTKRFATYYFLTGIGAALLHMWIAGSGAPTIGASGAVYGILLAFGMMFPDRYIMLLIPPIPIKAKYFVAIFGAIELFSGLMRPDSGVAHFAHLGGMVVGFALIKIWGLKGESQSQNYY
- a CDS encoding rhomboid family intramembrane serine protease; protein product: MYQNDSFGGAIKRGFLGMPVIIRTIIAVNVVVFAFQALLGGIQIGGTSLNNLIVTYLGFNPNLFTAITQPWRFFTYMFLHGSGFHLLFNMLWLWWMGRAVEEGLGPRTFSVLYFGAGIGGAFFHIALSFLYGTSIVIGASGAVFGIMVAFAYMYPRVPIMLLFLPPIEARFVVAALIALDVLFLGAGDNVARLVHLGGAGIGYLLVRSHYRGTDLSKFVRPIERIWNPQMSSGKGKKRKARNSKMYSVSDVEIVEESNESELDAILEKISREGYDGLTAEEKKKLFELSKKN
- a CDS encoding four helix bundle protein, with product MANDKKEYDLEERTYLFARECRFLVSRLPKTIENVEDSRQLVKASGSVSANYIEANEALSKKDFVYRIKICRKESKESKLWLRLLKDMNKNEMQRFKPLLQEADELRKIFSTILKNSNHIG
- the ispG gene encoding flavodoxin-dependent (E)-4-hydroxy-3-methylbut-2-enyl-diphosphate synthase yields the protein MSPINRKNSKTVYVGDVPIGGDHPIVVQSMTNTDTADIDETVDQIDHLHQCGSELVRITVNNDAAAKAVPYIKEKLINRGVTVPIIGDFHYNGHVLLPKYPEMASSLSKFRINPGNTGTKTRDKNFCTIVEQAIKHDKPVRIGVNWGSLDQQLLAQYMDENNARKEPKSSKEVMLDTMVESARRSSALAEDVGLPSDKIIVSCKMSGVQDLIAVYRRISAILDYPLHLGLTEAGMGMKGTVASAAALSILLQEGIGDTIRVSLTPMPGADRAEEVRICQQILQSLGIRSFIPQVTACPGCGRTKSTYFQELADEIQNYIVEMMPIWRDIYPGVEEMDVAVMGCVVNGPGESRHANIGISLPGTFEEPKAPVYVDGEHYTTLKGEGIGAEFRKILEDYIVRNYGS
- a CDS encoding LacI family DNA-binding transcriptional regulator, translating into MIAKVTLKDIAEDTGLSISTVSRALSQSGKISKENERKIFESAYRLNYPLKNVHTPVELRSSINIALITWHYTGEFYASLFEGFDQSTEGTKARMNLTSVSHTSSPVPYIISELINKHYDAAVIFLPDFVEADYLQLLESVPDNFPLLSIAPIANPVLDTVTFDNYRGGYIVAKHFEDRGYKNLGIIQGPIQQSEAMLRKNGFADYIHAAEKLDLIWQFNGDYSFEKGKEAYQDFKKLDQKPDAVFCSNDSMTLGFMHSAIRDGVHIPQDVAVAGFDDLPTCKLYTPTITSVHTPYTLLGKKSLELIFNRLEHSAERSHSGYTSLIPVSLSIRESSTELSNVFQKYYSNRV